The Lagenorhynchus albirostris chromosome 6, mLagAlb1.1, whole genome shotgun sequence genome includes a window with the following:
- the SFT2D3 gene encoding vesicle transport protein SFT2C → MADLHRQLQEYLAQGKAGGPAAAEPLLDAGEAEEPTAGAGPAGAWLGRAGLRWTWARNSAEPTTAAAGPTCMPSVTRAQRLAASGVCLLLAALCFGLAALYAPVLLLRARKFALLWSLGSVLALAGGTLLRGGAACGRLLRGEEAPSRPALLYVAALGATLYAALGLRSTLLTALGACAQVAALLAVLLGLLPRGAGTALRMALRRLGPGATLTKALPV, encoded by the coding sequence ATGGCGGACCTCCACCGCCAACTGCAGGAGTATCTGGCGCAGGGGAAAGCGGGCGGGCCGGCAGCCGCCGAGCCGCTCCTCGACGCGGGAGAGGCAGAGGAGCCCACGGCCGGggccgggccggcgggggcgTGGCTCGGCCGCGCGGGCCTGCGCTGGACGTGGGCGCGGAACTCCGCGGAGCCGACGACGGCGGCGGCGGGACCGACGTGCATGCCGAGCGTGACGCGCGCTCAGCGGCTGGCGGCGAGCGGCGTGTGCCTGCTGCTGGCCGCGCTCTGCTTCGGCCTGGCCGCACTCTACGCCCCAGTGTTGCTGTTGCGCGCCCGCAAGTTCGCGCTGCTGTGGTCGCTGGGCTCGGTGCTGGCGCTAGCGGGCGGCACGCTCCTGCGAGGCGGTGCGGCGTGCGGACGCCTGCTGCGCGGCGAGGAGGCGCCGTCGCGGCCCGCGCTGCTCTACGTGGCCGCGCTGGGCGCTACGCTGTACGCGGCGCTGGGTCTGCGCAGCACGTTGCTCACGGCGCTGGGCGCCTGCGCGCAGGTGGCTGCGCTGCTCGCCGTGCTGTTGGGTTTGCTGCCCCGCGGCGCGGGCACCGCGCTGCGCATGGCACTTCGGCGCCTGGGACCGGGCGCCACCCTCACCAAGGCGCTCCCCGTGTGA